Sequence from the Bombus pyrosoma isolate SC7728 linkage group LG3, ASM1482585v1, whole genome shotgun sequence genome:
aaataaaaataaaataaaatacaataaataaataaataaaaaccacCTTGTCGGTGATTAAGTTCGTGAAAAGGACGAACTCTTCGTCCAGTCGGGAGACCGCGGACGAACTAGCGGCTTGCGAAGACTTTTGGTGAGACTTCGACGTGAGACAACGACGACGTCATCACCGGCCTGGTGTCTCATTGGTCGACGGTCCTTCTCTTTGCTCGATCGGCCTCTCTCTTTTCACAGGCTCTCCCtcctctccttttccttctaCAAACTCCTCTCTCGCCTCTCTCGttccttctcctccttcttctttttcctcccttCCCTTTGCCCTCACCTGCACGCTCTTCGAttcctctctgtctctcaCCTGGAACAATCCGATCGCTCCTACCCGTTCCGACGCGCTTCCACGGGGCTCGACAGCTATATAGAACTCCACGTTGAGTCGGTCGACGCGCCAACTCCAAGTGCTCAACGCTTGCAACCAATGTACCTTGCGCTCGTGTGAGAATGCCTCCGCGAAACTCCTCGAGAGCTAGGCTCTGGGTTAAGCGTCTTAGAGGACAGATGATCCTTTTCCTAGAGGTCAATCGGGACCAGACACGCCACTCCAGTACCTTGGAATTTCACGGAGGCTCTGCTCCGTTACGTTCCTCAAGGTTGATCGCGTTCCACCCGTGTCGTGAGtaacaagaaaaaattaattgaacaaaATTGTGGAACCTTGCCATTTAATgaagaacaattttctatatatatatttatatatatatatatatacacctaCACAGTGGGTGGAGCTATTTACATAACTCACGTATGATCATGTTTTACTTACATCTACAGACGCGAGGACCGATATGCACCTCGCATACCTCATCCCGCCGAAAATGGTCATCTCCTTCGAtcgtacatataattttacttagaCATCGACTTAGAATGGTTAAATAACCTTGACGGCACTCATCGATTTGTGATGGCTGCCGACTCACATAGTCGTGCTAGTTGAACCGTTTGCTGATGCATAATTCAGAAGGAAAGGTGAGAAAGCGACGGTGAGCACACGCTTCTTCGATTTACATAAGATTCGCCAGAGCTAACATAGCTTTGAAATTCCTCGAGTACCTACTGGTCCGTGTGGCGCAATGCGCGCAATGTACCACGTGTTCGTGGGGTTTTTCTTCCGGTCACGAGATCACAAATCAACGGAGGGACATCGGACGAGTCGTGTTGGTCGGTGACGTTCGTTTCTACGTCGGCGTACCTCTATGAATCGACACGATGCAAAGGCAGGTCGTAGATTAAGCGTAATGGTGCAAAGTATAGAGGTGCACGTCCGTGGATTCTTCTGCGTGGCCTCCGCCTGTGAAGTGCCTCGAGGCGCCGGGGTTCAGCGACACCGATGTACTCTAGCCCGGCTACACGGTGTCATTAGAGTCGCGTGTAACCAGACTTCGTGATCTCGTTTGACGACACTGCAAGTGATTTCACGGAATGAGGCTCTGCGGAAATGCGAAAAAAGACATTTTCCCGCCTTCGTTAACCGCGAAGGCGTACACAGGATACGAGACTTGATTCATGATAATTGTCAAAGTTGCGATAGGAAGCGTAGATAAAACGCTCGAGAGATGTAACGTCTTCAGGATTTATCGCGTTTGAATTCaactgaaataaattaccGGGATATATCGGGAGTTCAATATAAAAGTAGTacaagcatatatatatatatattttttttaccaGCGAATGATTATATACGCACTGTATTATCTACGCGCTGAACCCTCGCGTATAGTCGATAAATCAATCAAATCGTCAGTTAAAACCTACAAATAAACGGTCATTTCATAGTAAAATCCGATTATTATGAAACACCATATATGTATAGGTACTTACATTTCTGTTTTCTGACATAACAAGAAATTTGTCACGCGAAGCGTTTAGCAATCACAGAAGGAGAGGTCCACGAACAAGGCAGGAAAGTGCGAAACCACATCTTCGCACGGATCGATGTGCTCCTTCAATAATtacattgcaaatatttgcgaaCGTTTTAGCCAACGAAATACCAAATGAGCTTTTTTTGCCGATATCCTCGAAGCGATTCAGTCCCCGGTTTTTCAGTCCTTCCTGCCTCCACCGATTATAcgtgtgtgcgtgcgcgcgcgcgtgtgtgtatgtgtgtgtgtacacCTGTATAATACAAGTTGTGTATTAACTGTTGTTCCATGGGCTGGTAGACGATTCCCGGCAAGATCCCCGGATCCCATGGATTTTTCCTTCCGCGGATCGAAGCAACGATCCGTGAGGCACGATGCAATCTTTTAAAGCATCGAGCAACGATCCATGAGATCCCGGTCGAGGGAGATCTCGGCTTCCGTGAATCCAACCAACGATCCTCCCTATGATATCAAGCGATCTTTTGCTTGATTAAAAAGGGTAAAGCTTTTGTTTTCTCGAGATCGCGTTATTTGTGGTTGCCTCGGTCGAAACAATGTTGCGCAACCTGCCAGCGATTACGTTAACGGTGATTCATGGTTTCACGCAGAGCAATTGAAATTTGCGGGAAAGTAAACCATCTGGTCTTGTTTTTAACCCTTAtatgctatacgttatacggctACCTCTCACTCGTAACTTTTTCACCAGAAAGACCTTTATTCTACATAATAATGTTTCTTCCAACACGGCGCATACTATTTCGTTTCTGTCGAAATCGAATCTAAAGTAATCGAATGGACGCGATATATGCGCCAACACAATGGCGAATCTATTAAAGAAAATCATGATAATGTTACCGCGCGTGAAATTTCACatcaaaatacatttttatttgtattttaaaggCCAATAATGccaaattaaatgtaattaaacaattatgaTCAAAGATAAAtagtaaagaaattattgctTGCGATCGTTACGAATGACAGCTTCAGAACAGAATTCTCATCAGATAAAATCTCAACCTCTAAGGCTTAATCGAActgcaaattaaaaaaaaaaaaaaaaaaagaaagaagcaagaGTACAACGTATCACTTTATCTTTCAAGTAAAATCTCATGATCTCAGATACACCTTAGAAGCACACCTTGTACTTTATACGATAGGGAGCTCGAGTTCGCCGGGGAGTAGTATGGGTAACGGGTTCGTGGGGGCACACGTTCATTTCGTATTCTTTTCGACGATGCGTCATCCGCCTGGCCAACTGAGGATAAACTTCGACGCCAGACCAGGGAGAGGCGATCGGTTGCTCGATCAAATTTCAAAAGCTCGGCCGTCCGCCACGCAAACCACTTTGTAATTAGTCTCCCTTTGAACatcttgtacatttttacGGACACGCTCACGGCACCCCGTGATGACGAGAATGAATGCTGACACTGTTCCCGGAGTCAACTTCTTCCGTAATAAATACCTGCCCCTTTGAGATCTCTCTTCGCTCCGGTTAAACAGCTCGGCTATTCCTCTCTTGGTAGCAACTAAACGCTCTTTTTTCCACTTCTTCTTTACTTCCTATAAATAACATCCTCcgtttaacataaattatcCTCTAATCCTAGCATGGACTAACtacgcgatattttctttcctatgAATTTCCTCGATTTAACGCTTGATTATCGGTTCTTTTAGCGAAACGAACGTTAATGCACGATAATGGATAATCTTGGTTACAAAAAAATCTACGTTACTCTGTGGTATTCCGATTTCATGGAAATACCTGTCCTACAGGTTGCAGCAACATGTTCATCCCCCCGTAAAGGTTGaacgaaagaaggaaggatAACGTTCGATTAAAATACCGACCAATATCCATCGGTGATCGATAATAATTGACCAATTTGCAAACGAGCCAGGCACGTGTCACCAACCGACGTGAATGATCCCCTGTTCCATTGAATCATGCGTTACATCACAATGCAATCGCCACACGCTTCGCCGACGACACTCCATAACGCACCGCGCTTTTCCGTCGAGCAACAGGAATTCCTAGATCGGCCGGAGGTCACGATAATCGACGCGTTTACCTCTTTCGCGATCGAACGCCACATAAAAGTATCCAGGCTGATTTATAGCGCGTAATTCGCGCCGCGACGAATTGAAATAGCCAATCCTGCTGCTGATTTTCTTAATGAAAGGCACGATTAACAGCACCGCTcataattttccttcctttgttctcgtgattcgttatatctcTGCAAATCATTTACTTggctttattaaatatcaagaaTATGTTAATAATGTGATGTAATTGTTGACTTCTGATCGAGGATATTTCTACGACAGTGGTTTCTTTTGCGGGACAACGATTCTCTCACGGATCTCTTGTTAATATTACCaatattattgcaaaaatgtttagtaatatcgataattcgcAACTGGTGACTTGCAAAATTTCTCCA
This genomic interval carries:
- the LOC122565762 gene encoding uncharacterized protein LOC122565762, whose product is MDIGRYFNRTLSFLLSFNLYGGMNMLLQPVGQEVKKKWKKERLVATKRGIAELFNRSEERSQRGRYLLRKKLTPGTVSAFILVITGCRERVRKNVQDVQRETNYKVVCVADGRAFEI